One genomic region from Pan troglodytes isolate AG18354 chromosome 14, NHGRI_mPanTro3-v2.0_pri, whole genome shotgun sequence encodes:
- the LOC129136746 gene encoding proline-rich protein 20E, which translates to MEEPRPSKRLRSMAPNQASGGPPPEPGCCVADPEDSVEADGPAQPAQPAKPIAYVKPFRWQPPARPESPRPAERGRRRGGSRRPGRGRGRRAGPRGDAGQRQGAEGVMGPDVHIPLDHHGEPGHQGEPEITETAAFSLSETGPLPGTVQEGPGPDVAQPELGFQEPPTAPGPQAVDWQPALTLYPCIGFRALGDSAVLQVIQTPHGTYVQGVPVFLTDIAY; encoded by the exons ATGGAGGAACCAAGGCCTTCGAAGCGACTTCGCTCCATGGCCCCTAATCAAG ccTCAGGTGGGCCTCCTCCAGAGCCAGGCTGCTGTGTTGCGGACCCTGAAGACTCCGTGGAAGCAGATGGGCCCGCACAGCCAGCCCAACCCGCAAAACCCATCGCTTACGTGAAACCCTTCAGATGGCAGCCCCCAGCTCGCCCAGAGTCACCCCGTCCTGCAGAGAGAGGCCGGCGCCGGGGAGGAAGCCGGCGGCCAGGGCGAGGCCGTGGCAGAAGGGCTGGGCCCCGCGGGGACGCTGGCCAGAGACAGGGGGCAGAAGGCGTGATGGGACCGGACGTGCACATCCCACTGGACCACCATGGAGAGCCAGGCCACCAGGGGGAACCGGAAATCACGGAGACCGcagccttctctctttctgaaacaggtcctctgcctggaactgtgCAGGAAGGCCCTGGCCCCGACGTGGCGCAACCTGAGCTGGGGTTTCAGGAGCCGCCCACTGCTCCTGGGCCTCAGGCTGTTGACTGGCAACCCGCGTTGACCCTCTATCCCTGCATCGGGTTTAGGGCTCTGGGGGACTCAGCTGTTTTACAAGTCATTCAAACCCCCCACGGCACCTATGTGCAAGGGGTCCCAGTGTTCCTCACCGACATTGCATATTGA